The sequence AAAGTGGCACAAGCAGTAAACGAGACATGAGATGTAAATTGCAATAGAGGTTCCCCGACTGATCAaccaaaaagagagaaatagattgCTTCGACCAAAATGCCAAGTGGGTGCATCCTGGGCGACTAACAACTCAATTTTTGGTGGAGGAATTGTTTTACAATTGGAAACAGGGAGAAGGTTCTACGGTTCTTTGGAGAAGGAACAAGTAACTTCTCATATGTATGCGGAGTTCAATTCATTACTTTAGGCTTaacatttagaccaaaaaaaaaaaaaaatttcattactTTAGGCAATGAATAACTCTATATGCATGGATTAACTTCGACGCAGTTCGCATCATGTTACCTTAAGTTGGTAAATTTGATCGGTACTAATTATTTTTGATCAAGTTTGGGAATGGAATGAATTCTTCCATCTAtggcttttattttatttgtaatcgCTATCTTTTATTTCATGAGATTGTAACACTTGCGCAGACGTCTTTGCAATAAGGAGCTCGAGCCCAAAATGATATTTTATCCTTTGTAAATGATATAGTTCTGTAACTATTAATATGTGTTAGAATTTTTCTTGTCATGATTACAAATACAAAACGAGTTATGCTTTCGACTAGACATTTTTTTTACTAGACATTTAATTTCacatttagaaataaatatcgATATCAAATTCCGACGTATTTGTTTAAGCCCCATGAGGAAGCCCGAAGTTCTGTAGGAAGTAAAGGGAGTTGTGGCATTACGTAACAATGCTATCGATCAAGATCAAAGATCATAtctattttagtaataaaaaatatacattccatcttctttcaaaaataaaatatacatttcgATCAATTTCTAACACACATCTTCCAATATATTTTTCGACCAATTATTCAAACAATTAGCACTCAATAAAGTAAAATGATTACTAAACCAACAGATTTTGCTTAATGGAGCAAGTGAAAAACAATTGACCATGTTCCAAAAAACCTCTTCATATAAACCAGAGTGGGAGCAGTGAAGCATACCAAATGAGGAAAGAGGCAGTAGTAGCTTTTTAGTTACCAGAGAATCTTTTCCAATATATTAGAGTGTGATAAAGGAAGATTGGGATGTTTTTGAAGATCGCAACAAAAATCTTGAACTTGTACTCTCTTCTCATCCACTACCACAATACCATGCCTACTACTTAACCCAAATCCCTTGTTTATGCATCACAAAAATCTCGTGAACAGTACTGGAAGATCGTACATATAAGATGATAATGATTCTTCCAAAGTCCATATGATCAAACAAGTTAATATGTTAAATAGATATAACTAAGGtgattaaaaaataactaagctgacttattaaattattgtaGTTCTCCAAGTGAAACAATTAGCACTTGATAAGGGTTAGATCGCTGGATGATTTACACATGGTCTATCCCCCAACTCGGCCGCCCCAAGGTGAATTCCAAGCTGAGATGATCTTTCTCCACATCAtcctattttcaaaatttaaaaacataaggttatatatatataatttcagaAAAGGTTATATAAGTATATGTGAGAGTATACACATTAACAATAACATTGTTACAGTTCTTTAGGAATGTACCTTAGTGATACGATTTATTTCCATGTGAGGATCTGCTTGTGATATGCTCATAGACACTCCCTTAGTGGAAGACCAAGGAGAtctgtttaaattaaatgataaaacaCATTTGAGAAATCTATTGATAACTCATATTGTTGGACCCTATAAGACTGCTCGTCACTACTAATACCATTGATattgaaaaatgttttatttggaCCTACCACTTCTTcactattattaattaatatatatttataatatacacAATTTAGAATCTTTTctattttgacaaaaataaagaagCTAACGGATCTAAAGGAAAAAAAGGGGACAATTACGTTCATAGAACCCCTAGAAAGAGGGTCATATTCATCAAAATTCACGCATAACCAAGACAACGAGATTTGATGAAGagtttttctttaacaaaaagcgacataaataaaaaagtacctTTGGGTCTTTTGCACAGATGATGAGTTTGGCGAAATTGGGTCAGCATCAGCGtcttcattattattattattgtccTCTGTCTTCTGCTCTGCCTCTTTCTCCACCTTTCTTTCTCCTGATTATTcccaagaaaagaagaaacaaaaataaatagtacATCTACATTTTAAACCAATATGAATACAAAAACCAGTCAATCTGGTTTTGAAGGAATACCTGATGATCTTTTATCAGTGCATTTCACTGTTCTATACATCTGCATCAACAAACATACATCCttgaaaaccaaaacaaaagtaaaaataaaattaattgttcATCTAAGTTTATTTCAACATTGCAATCATGTGTTAGCTAGTGGCCCATATATACACTTCCAGTAAAATGGTAATATGCATAAGTGTTAGCATTTTTATGAGAATCcattagtaatttttaaaatccctaAGAAGAAATATAAGAGGTTAAAAAGAATAGAAATGAACCTGCAAGTGACTCTTGACATGAGCTAGGGTTAGATCCTTCACATTCATCAGCTCCAAGACTGATTTAGGCGTTGCTCCTGAGATAGacaaataattcaaaaaccTTAATACCTTGGTCCCAAACATTTTACTGAGAcataaaatttgattatttctttaaaagaaGGAGAACGTAAGAAGAAATTAATACTTTCATGGCCTCCAAGAAGTTGAACAGCATGGACGAAATGAGCATGGAGAGTAGAAGTCCATCTCATTCTTGGAGCTCGGATACTTCGTTTAAGACTAACCACAGAAGATGAGGTTCTCTTGAAATCTCGACCGTAGATTTGTGGTTGGAACATGTTTGAGCTGTgcctctgatgatgatgatatggatgatgatgatcaaagccTAGGCTCAAGAGATGTTTCTTCAAGAAGCTGTTCTCATGGCTTAACTCACTGAGGCTGCTTCCGGAGTCACTGCTTGTGGTGAAGCTCCGTTCACTGCCGTGAAGGGGTTTCTCGGCGTGAGAGTTTGGAAGGCTGATCTGAAGAGACAGATCTGGGACTGAGTTTGAACCTCTCACACTGCTTCTTGACTCGAACATGATCATCTCACTACCACTTTGTCTATATTACTTCTCTATTTAAATACtggagagagagataaaaagagagaaagatataACTGCAGAAACAGCACTTATGACTTACAGAGAGGGagaataaaagaagaagaaaggagtgtAATTCTCAATCCTCGTCATTGTCTCATTTAAAAATGCCATTGTcttctataataaaatatttattttattttctacaacACATTTGTGTGCAATACTCCTCGAGGTAATAAAACATACGAACTTTTTTCGAATAACACCCAAACTTTTTAGTTAACTAAAAGAAATGATTATGGAGGTAGCCTAATGTAGGCGATAAACTCAGTTAATAATTATGGTAAGATAACTGTAAATAAGAGaaattgtattttcttttaCGCGTATTAGTAAAAAAACAACACTTAGGTAGgttgaacctttaaattcacaaTATTCTCTTATTACCAATCAAAATGccacataaattaataataaaatagattaattttttttttgaattaaaaataattgaaaaaaataatgatgttaattttaatgaCGCTAACGCcactaactaaaccctaaatcataaattctaaaccctaaactttaaatctaaatcctaaattctaaactctaaaccctaaacccaaatcctaaacccaaaccgtaaaccctaaactcaaatcctaaaccctaaacccaaatactAGACTCTAAATccttaacccaaaccctagACTTTAAACTCAAAACCATATACCCAAACCTAATCCCTAGACCCCAAAACTCAAATCGTAAATATCCTAAATccaaatcctataccctaaaggTTTGTGTTAAAGTTGATGTTGTTCCTTTAAGGTTTAAGGTTTGAGTTTAGAGTctaggtttgggtttggatttaTGATCTAGGGTTTGAGTTTAAGATCTAGgctttgggtttagggtttgggtttagggtttagggtttgagtttaagatttagagtttgggtttagaatttaagttatagggtttagggtttagatttaaagtttaggatttagaatttaggatttagttGGTGGAGTTAGTGGCATTAGCGTCATTAAAATTAGCGTCATTattgtttttgaaattaatttagattctttttaaaaaaaaaatatattttattattaatctatGTGGCGTTTTGTTCTTAGTAAAACTAATTCTAAAATTTAACATAACATCTGACAAAATAATATGTGATTTAGGAAACCAGCGATATTGTACCATAAATATACATCACCATACTTTTTGAATGATATATCAACTTACTTTTGCACTAAATAGTGTAATATCAGATCAAATAATATGTACTTTGATGGTAAAGCCCAACAAAAatgttatgttatttaaaaaagcatttcaaattaatattttt is a genomic window of Brassica napus cultivar Da-Ae chromosome A2, Da-Ae, whole genome shotgun sequence containing:
- the LOC106429835 gene encoding probable transcription factor KAN4; this encodes MIMFESRSSVRGSNSVPDLSLQISLPNSHAEKPLHGSERSFTTSSDSGSSLSELSHENSFLKKHLLSLGFDHHHPYHHHQRHSSNMFQPQIYGRDFKRTSSSVVSLKRSIRAPRMRWTSTLHAHFVHAVQLLGGHERATPKSVLELMNVKDLTLAHVKSHLQMYRTVKCTDKRSSGERKVEKEAEQKTEDNNNNNEDADADPISPNSSSVQKTQRSPWSSTKGVSMSISQADPHMEINRITKDDVEKDHLSLEFTLGRPSWGIDHV